The nucleotide window GTGGCACCGGTGCTGTGACCCCGGGGATGAGGTGAAGAGGATGCCAGGCATGCCTGCACCCTGGCTGGGCGAAACAGGGTGCCCCCAGCCATCGGAAAGCTCTAAAACCCACCCAGCGGAGCAGCATTTATGCCCAGTGCTtgctcctgttttttttagctGCCCCACGTGGAGGTAGCTCCCCGCAGCCCTCTTCCCCCAGCGCCACCCAGATTCTCCCTACCTTCAGCCGTGCAGCTGCCCATTTGCGCCCTGCTGTGGTGGGAATGCCTTGCAGCAAACAGCTTTGGACTCCAAGCCCAGGTCTAGTCCGGCTCCAAAACCCCACGTTAGCCTTTGAGATGCTCTGAGCTCCCACTGGAAGTATCTCCAGACGCTTGCCCACCGTTTTGGCCACCTGCTCGCAGGGGACAAGCCACCGGCTGCGTCCTCCGTGCCCGACCCAGCTGCACTTGGAAGCCGACAGAGACGTTCCAGGGCACAACACGTGATGTTGCTTTGGTGGTTcgtgggtgtttttttttttacccctggGTCaggtttcttctctcttccttcctccttgaCTCGGTTACCTTGCGGCAGGCTCCACCAGGCTCTCAGCTGGCTCAGCAGTGCCCTCTGCAAGCTGTTCCCCAAATCGGCGCCTCCCTGGGTTTTAAGCCTTCGGGCATCACCCAGTGCAGATGCTGCTGGTTGGCACCCACAGGACACCCTCCAAACAGCGGGACCCCAAGGGAGCAGGAGGACGAGCACCAGGCTGATGCTCTGCCAGAGGACCACACTGTGCAACCCCtgcaaagcaagcagcagctgcagcctgaggTGGGCTCCTTGGGGACGAGGCTGTCACCGGCACCacaccagcagggctgcagggacaaGGACACGCAGGCACCGGGCAGACAAACTCTTTTAATGTTATCCTCATTGAGAACATGTTGCACTTATtgccccatagccccccccGGCCCAAATTTCTGCCCGTGTCACTCATGGGGGACGGCCAGGCAGCGGGCACCTTGGAGGGCAGGAGCACGGGACGCCGATCAGGCTGGGTGATCCCAAGAAGCTGTGGGCAGGAGACGCGTGAGCCATCCCAGCACgcagagagctgcagccaaAAAGCTCTTCAGTGCTGTCAAAGGCTCACGAGAGCAAACGCTCGGTCCCTTCTGTGCGCAGCCACCGCCAGCATCACCTCCGGCATCACCTCCTGCGTTGCTTgccggctggggggggggacgccCTGCAGCACATCACGGAGGCTGCGGGGACCAGGACGCCTTTGGGGTGCCCACGAGCAGCCCAAGCCATGGGTAGGGAGAGGCCAAGGAGAATGAAGACAGTTCTGCAGCACCCGTGCCCTATCCAGCCTCCTCTCCCTCGCCTTCACACAGCGTCTCCAAAGCAGCAGGCGCTACGGAGGGACGGGCACCCCCCCGCCCAGGAGGACACGGGCTGGACGCGGGCAGGATGCTCCAAGCACGGAGGCAGAAGGCAGTGGCAGGACATCAGCGCCTGCCGCCGCCTTTCCCAGCGTGGCCACCTCTGTCCCTGCCTCCTGGAGGCCAGGCTAAGCTTTGCCAGGCAGCACCCATCCTCCGAAGGCCTCCTCCAGGTAGCGGGCCACCGCCAGCGTCAGGTGGTCGTTGTAGGATGCAGCCACCAGCTGGATGCCCAGCGGCAAGCCCTCGCTGCTCAAACCCAGCGGGCACTGCGTGACGGGCAAGCCCAGGACGTTGAAGATGGCTGGAAGAGAGAAGATCACATCAGAGCTCTCCCCCAGCTGACTCGGAGGCCGATATCTCGCACGGATCAGGTCCGCCAAGCTAGGTGACCACCAGGCAGGGCACAAAGGGATGTCACCGTCcagaggctgccagcagcacagggatgaCCCACAAGCGATGCCACCCTTGCTGTGAGGTGCCGAGATCTGCTTCAGGCACCATCCCTACACTGCTCCGAAGCCAGGCAGCATCGCACCGTGGAGCTGGTAACAAGGAGCTCAAGATGCAGGcgagggagctgcagctgctcaccTGTGTAGGCGAAGTTGAAGGGCATGCACAGCGGGGAGTGGTGCCGCGGAGCCAcggtggggtgggatgggtaGAGGAGCACTCCGTCTGGCCCCAGCAAGCTCTCCATCTCAGCCTGCAGGCTCTTCCCCATGCTCACCAGCTTGGCGTTAGCGCCGCGGTTGAGTTTCACCAGCTTCTCCgtcagccccagggctgcagggcaagGGCACAAAGAGGAGCACAGCGTTAAAGCGGAGCCAGCAGGGCCGTGGGTTATGGCAGGCTTGGAGGCACGTTGTGAAGCCACACGCAACGCTGTCCACCGCGTAGAGATGGAGGAGACGTTCCCCAGATTTGGTGGGGGAACATCTTTCAGCACGCCCACTGCTCCAAGGGTTGAGCAGAGCAACCTCGGCACTCACCAGGAGGTGATGCTAGCACTGCTAACGAGGGCTCCCCATTATCTCCCCGTTACCTGCTGCcaagccagcagcacctccGCACAGCACGGGGTTTCGCTTACCGATGGCCGGGAGGGTGTGAGAAGACATCCCCACCAGCCACTTCATCAGCTCCCACAGCGGCCACACCGGCTTCCCGTGATCCCCGAGCAGGTCCGTGAAGAGCTGCGCATcctgcaagcacacacacacccccctaCTGCAGCAACAGCGTGCCACGAGGTTCCCATTTCTGTTCAAGGAGCAAAGGAGCACAGAAAACTTCTGGGCAGGTCTGGGAGCTCTGTAACTCTCCAGAGTTGGAGGAGCAGAGGGCTgatcctcctctcctccctgtgccACCTCACCCACCTGCCCATCGCTGTCCTTGGAAGACATCATAGCCGACCAGATCTGGAAGGAGTACTTCATCTTGTGGACGGACACGCGCTGCACCTGCACCCCCAGATCGCGTTCGAGGTACTCCACCAcctgtggggacagggggaaGGGTTTGATTCCGCCAGGACACAATATGCTGCCGTAAACCCAAAACACCAAAAGCCCTGGATACCCCGGGACAGTCACGTTTCCACCGTTTCCGCTGTAATGAGGAACAAGAGAAGTatcttctcccccttccttcctaCCTTCTTCTGGGCCTGCAGGATCTCCTTGTCCACAGGCGACACAAAAACGGACCCGCCGTCATGATCCATGCAGAAAAACCTGATTTTCTCCAGAGACACCTTTTCGTTCAGCTTCAGCCTGCAAAGGGAACGAGGCTGCTTGCAAATCCATGCCTGGCTCCTTCCCTGCTCCGGAGCTGCTCACAGGCTTGGAAACATCCTCAGGACACCCTGCTCTTGGTCAGTGGGGGAAGGAAGGTCCCCCAAGACACACGGACACCCCAAAACTGCCCATTCCCCATCCACTTGCTCATCCCACTGGCCCTGTGCTCTGCTAGCTTTGCAAGTTTATTGCTGCTCTAGCAGTAAGAATAAACTTTGTCCCTCGAGGTGCACCCTGTCCCTCGAGGTGCACCCCGTAGGGACAGATCCCGCCTGAGGCTGAGGCCAGGACTTCAGCTTTGCACTGCAAGGgccaaagcagaaatgaaagcagtaaTGGAGCGCGTGGCCACGTGAAGCACcgtgagcctgcaggggctgcagcaagcagcaggacctgccctgcctgcaccgTGCTGCTGCGTGCATACTAAACGCTGCTCGGGTGCAAGAGAAAACCAGTTCTGCAGCGGCAGGAAAAAGCAGGCAGAACACAGAAAAGGCCAGCTCCACCAGGGAAGCACCAGAAGCAACCTACTTGTGGACTCCGGGGCCAGCCATGACCCGCAGCATCGGCTCCAGGTCCTCGGCGTAGCGGCACATGGGCCCGGTGCAGAGGAAGCTGGTGCGCACCCCCTGTGCGATGGGGAACTGCCCGTCGTTGGGGACCACTCCTGCAAGAAGGGAGAGGTGTCACTCACCACGAGCTgtgtccccagcaccaccagtgCCAGATGGAGCGAGCCCTGTAGCACCACGGTCTCCCGCTGCAGCTCAGGGGTTGCACATCCAATGTTTGCATTGCTGCCCTGGGAACttgcagcagtgccctgggcaCCGCATTGCTGCTCCAGGAATTTGTGACGGTGCCCTGGAGATTGTGTTCCTGCTCCAGGCATTTGCAGAGGTACCCTGGGGATCGCACCGGTGCTCCAGGAATTTCCAGTGGTGTTCCTCAGAGCGTTTGCAACCCCGAGGCAATGTGCACAAGGGGCAAAAGCAGCCGGCTGGCACAGCCAAGCACCCTTCCAGGCTGAAAACCGCCCCTGACGCCACCTGAAAGCACCCTGTGTCCTTGCTGTCAGGGAAACACCCAAGCAGCATATACCGGTGCTGGGAAAACATCCCACGCTGGGGATGCAATACCTGTCACAAGACACCTCCTGCCTCCCATGCACTTGACGTCCTGCCATCAGATGGTTTCTCATTGCGGCGCTCACGCCGTGGGCTTGCCCCGTGCAAGAATTTGCTTGTCGCTGCGCGGCAGCCCCACGGTGGCAAAACCCACTGGAGGCAACCAGCGGAGCTTCCTCCCACCGCCCTCCTCCTCCGTGCATTTCACCTGCAGAGCTTCACCTGTGGTGGGTTTATGGCCAAAGACGCCGTTGAAGAAAGCCGGCATCCGGATGCTGCCGCCGATGTCGGAGCCCACACCTATCACCGAGCAGGCGGCTGCAAGGACACCACCCTCCCCTCCtgcacaggagaaaataaagcaaaaacagtGGTCGATAGCACAGAACAAGCAGAAGCACCCCGCGGTAGGCACTTCCCTTTGTGTGCACGCAAAGTGGCCCCAGCCACTTTTGCAATGCCTGGGAAAACAGGCCAAGCGGATTTTTGCTTGCTTAAATGCCACATCTGCATTGTGCTTTGTAGCCATAACAAGATGAAGCAGTGCCAAGTGTAACACCTAGGAGGTGTGAAGATGCTGGGCCTACAAATCACCTCCTGCACCACCCCGGACAATGCCTGCAAGCTCTGCAGGAACCCGGCAGCGAGTGAAAGCAGCGTTCAGCGGGAGCAATTTCCTTTGTGCATTTTgaccccttccccccccccgggagcaGCGTGCTCACCTGAGCTGCCCCCCACGATCCTCTGCAGGTCGTAGGGGTTGTTGGTCCGGCCGTAGACCCTGTTGCTGGACTCGTACCACATGCACAGCTCGCTGCAGTTGGTCACCCCCAGCGGGATGGCGCCGGCTTGCTTCAGCCGTGACACCACGGTGGCATCGCAGGTGGCAATGACATCGCGGCGGTTGACCAGGCCAGAGGTGTTGGGCATCCCTGCAAGGGAAGGGTCAGCAAAGGGGAGGCAGATGGGGAGCAGGACACTGCTTCCCCCCCCAAGTCCCCCGCAGCGGCCACCCAACACCCAAGGCACTGCGTGCAAGaggcagagggaaaggggggaaCCCACCATGCAACGAGAAGGCCTCCTTGACGGTGATGGGCACCCCCAGGAAGGGGAACTTCTCCTCCAGGTAGTCATCGCCGGGACCTTCTGCCAGCAGCTTGTCCACCTGCCGGGCTTCCTGCAGAGCCTCCTCGAACCTGCAGGGCACCCAGGGGAGAGGCAGCTCAGGTGCTGGGGATAAGGGATAAGGGATAAGGGATGAGATAAGGGGGGTGAGGAAGCCCCCGCGCTACCTGTCCTTGACGACGGCGTTGATCAGCGGGTTCACCTCCTTGATCCTCTCAATGTAGGCTTCCACCACCTCCACGCACGTCAccttggggaagggggggaggaaggCGCTGAGCGACGGGGGCTGCCCCAAAACTCACCCTacaccccccaaccccccaaataAATCCCCAAATAAATCATAAATCCCCAaacccagcaccccggggtgcccacCTCCCTCTGCCGGAGCTTCTTGGCCAGctggcaggctggcagcagcagcagcgagcggcgcggggggggcacggagcggGGCGGCGAGGGGgcggccagccccagcagcgccAGGCAGGCTCGGGACAGCAGCCGCAGAAGCAGCGCCAGGCAGCGCTCGGCGCGAGACAGCGCCATGG belongs to Anas acuta chromosome 13, bAnaAcu1.1, whole genome shotgun sequence and includes:
- the FAAH2 gene encoding fatty-acid amide hydrolase 2 isoform X1 produces the protein MALSRAERCLALLLRLLSRACLALLGLAAPSPPRSVPPPRRSLLLLPACQLAKKLRQREVGTPGCWVTCVEVVEAYIERIKEVNPLINAVVKDRFEEALQEARQVDKLLAEGPGDDYLEEKFPFLGVPITVKEAFSLHGMPNTSGLVNRRDVIATCDATVVSRLKQAGAIPLGVTNCSELCMWYESSNRVYGRTNNPYDLQRIVGGSSGGEGGVLAAACSVIGVGSDIGGSIRMPAFFNGVFGHKPTTGVVPNDGQFPIAQGVRTSFLCTGPMCRYAEDLEPMLRVMAGPGVHKLKLNEKVSLEKIRFFCMDHDGGSVFVSPVDKEILQAQKKVVEYLERDLGVQVQRVSVHKMKYSFQIWSAMMSSKDSDGQDAQLFTDLLGDHGKPVWPLWELMKWLVGMSSHTLPAIALGLTEKLVKLNRGANAKLVSMGKSLQAEMESLLGPDGVLLYPSHPTVAPRHHSPLCMPFNFAYTAIFNVLGLPVTQCPLGLSSEGLPLGIQLVAASYNDHLTLAVARYLEEAFGGWVLPGKA
- the FAAH2 gene encoding fatty-acid amide hydrolase 2 isoform X2; this encodes MALSRAERCLALLLRLLSRACLALLGLAAPSPPRSVPPPRRSLLLLPACQLAKKLRQREVTCVEVVEAYIERIKEVNPLINAVVKDRFEEALQEARQVDKLLAEGPGDDYLEEKFPFLGVPITVKEAFSLHGMPNTSGLVNRRDVIATCDATVVSRLKQAGAIPLGVTNCSELCMWYESSNRVYGRTNNPYDLQRIVGGSSGGEGGVLAAACSVIGVGSDIGGSIRMPAFFNGVFGHKPTTGVVPNDGQFPIAQGVRTSFLCTGPMCRYAEDLEPMLRVMAGPGVHKLKLNEKVSLEKIRFFCMDHDGGSVFVSPVDKEILQAQKKVVEYLERDLGVQVQRVSVHKMKYSFQIWSAMMSSKDSDGQDAQLFTDLLGDHGKPVWPLWELMKWLVGMSSHTLPAIALGLTEKLVKLNRGANAKLVSMGKSLQAEMESLLGPDGVLLYPSHPTVAPRHHSPLCMPFNFAYTAIFNVLGLPVTQCPLGLSSEGLPLGIQLVAASYNDHLTLAVARYLEEAFGGWVLPGKA